ACCTCCTCTTCCTCTTCTGTGGATAATTTCACTACTGTTGAACACACTGCTACAAGTCGTCTTCCTTTTCATCCTGATGATTATACGCATACATGCCACCCTCTATATGTGCATCCTTCTGACCTCTTAGGTTCTTCTTTGGTCACTGAGCCTTTTGATGGCTCATGTTATGGGAGTTGGCGAAGGTCTATTTTAGTGGCTTTGTCCGTTAGGAACAAGATGGAATTTATTCATGGAACCTCTGAGAGACCTCCAGAAGGGTCTACTCTTCTTCGCCAATGGCAAATATGCAATGATTTAGTTGTTGCATGGCTGGCTAACTCTGTGACCAAGGAAATTCATCGTACTGTTGTTTATTCTGAGTTTGCCAAAGACATTTGGAAGGAACTTGAGACCAGATATGGGAAGGCTGATGGGCCCAGGGTCTTTGAGTTAAAAAGGGAGGTGGCTCATATCTCTCAGGGTGCCCTTGATATTACTTCCTACTTCAATAAACTCAAACAACTTAGGGATGAATTGGCCTCT
This region of Nicotiana tomentosiformis chromosome 4, ASM39032v3, whole genome shotgun sequence genomic DNA includes:
- the LOC104114417 gene encoding uncharacterized protein isoform X2 → MAISSGTSSSSSVDNFTTVEHTATSRLPFHPDDYTHTCHPLYVHPSDLLGSSLVTEPFDGSCYGSWRRSILVALSVRNKMEFIHGTSERPPEGSTLLRQWQICNDLVVAWLANSVTKEIHRTVVYSEFAKDIWKELETRYGKADGPRVFELKREVAHISQGALDITSYFNKLKQLRDELASLSASSDVRCTCGESIRSEEKQKVYQFLMGLDDTYVQVRSNILMIKPIPSIDTVYNILLSDEKQRQVSTGSHFSSESASFNGPFSEESSSSW